In Candidatus Methylomirabilota bacterium, one DNA window encodes the following:
- a CDS encoding glycosyltransferase family 39 protein, whose amino-acid sequence MAAAALDALRDRHGSCREDVHVLSQGLGVIRDMAKWEKWLLVGILALSAGVRLTGLDLGWFMMDQARDATEALKIAKGQNFPIVGPIARNLYALGPLYYYVIAAPFWLSSDPWVVVLFINLLNLVSVYLAWRIGREFFSPTAGLVAAALYGVFPMAVVSSKGLWNPGLIPFFTVIFFYALYSYLIAGRAWGLTVAIMALGCLLQIHLSALALGLVLLLSLLLFRQSFAWRHALAGLAFVVILFVPYFVFEAQRDFQAFPDAFRFIGQDSQVVARESQLEMPWKALQGPFNIAVRMAQGFSSARAPFFTPVQRLELALFVGGFFWVFLSTIRRWRQDGAVPRAEGLLLLWIVVSVSVLIQKKQALAWYYFDLLYPAQFLVIGIVTDRALQATARKGFTRLVQRVASWSVALVVGLIVFTQIFFLAALRREVLSVGSLRLPTEIMLRFPDPLWFIQERGFLEIMAMKYKRALTEAILADSPLDEAAFHGQIHGSAFEDLLEDRGFFFHILRRGETKGGTEAHYAVLRERDWPGSIEGAFRKIGPFWLVKYQPSIRSSFWKNSDRPGPGWFDRTFDDSTWTAKPLPARNLPDRSVYAQTPLSSWGGSPIYCRGWIEANGMIDDLHLILALRDLPLKASRHGIEALYLNGRRIEPIASRSYLTPVTRSTEVVYEVGPSLNRGLNLIAFEVAGGYPDFDLDVYEVRWRPEKG is encoded by the coding sequence GTGGCGGCAGCGGCTCTGGATGCGCTCCGTGACCGTCACGGATCCTGCCGGGAAGACGTCCACGTATTGAGTCAGGGTCTCGGTGTAATTCGGGATATGGCGAAGTGGGAGAAGTGGCTACTGGTGGGCATCCTTGCCTTGTCGGCTGGGGTTCGCCTCACGGGCCTCGACCTAGGCTGGTTTATGATGGATCAAGCTCGGGATGCCACTGAGGCCCTCAAGATCGCCAAAGGACAGAATTTTCCGATCGTCGGCCCCATTGCCCGCAATCTCTATGCCCTCGGTCCGCTTTACTACTACGTGATCGCTGCGCCATTTTGGTTGAGCAGCGACCCGTGGGTGGTCGTCCTTTTCATCAACCTTTTGAACCTCGTCTCCGTCTATCTCGCCTGGCGAATAGGACGTGAATTCTTCAGTCCAACTGCAGGCCTTGTGGCGGCTGCCCTGTACGGTGTCTTCCCCATGGCTGTCGTGAGTTCTAAGGGGCTCTGGAATCCCGGGCTTATCCCCTTTTTCACAGTGATCTTCTTTTACGCTCTCTACTCCTATCTTATCGCAGGAAGGGCGTGGGGGTTGACCGTAGCCATCATGGCGCTCGGTTGTCTCCTTCAGATTCATCTGAGCGCTCTCGCCTTAGGCCTCGTCCTTCTCCTCTCACTCCTGCTGTTCAGGCAGTCATTCGCATGGCGTCATGCCCTCGCTGGCCTGGCTTTCGTTGTGATCCTTTTTGTGCCCTATTTCGTTTTTGAGGCGCAGCGAGACTTTCAAGCCTTCCCTGACGCCTTTCGATTTATCGGACAGGATAGCCAAGTGGTGGCTCGGGAATCTCAGCTTGAGATGCCATGGAAGGCTCTTCAGGGTCCTTTCAACATCGCGGTACGCATGGCTCAGGGCTTCTCATCAGCCCGGGCTCCCTTTTTCACGCCTGTTCAACGCCTGGAGCTGGCCCTCTTCGTTGGCGGTTTCTTCTGGGTGTTTCTTTCCACGATACGCCGCTGGCGGCAAGATGGGGCGGTTCCAAGAGCTGAAGGGCTCTTGCTGCTGTGGATTGTCGTGTCCGTCTCCGTGCTCATCCAGAAAAAGCAGGCTTTGGCGTGGTACTACTTTGATCTGCTCTATCCTGCCCAGTTTCTGGTCATTGGGATTGTCACGGACCGGGCCCTTCAGGCAACTGCCCGGAAAGGATTCACCCGTCTTGTCCAGCGGGTCGCCTCGTGGTCGGTAGCCCTCGTCGTCGGCCTAATCGTCTTTACCCAGATCTTCTTTCTGGCTGCCCTCCGCCGGGAGGTCCTCAGTGTCGGATCTCTGCGCCTGCCCACGGAGATTATGCTTCGGTTTCCAGACCCGTTGTGGTTTATTCAGGAAAGAGGCTTTTTGGAGATCATGGCTATGAAGTACAAACGGGCTCTTACGGAGGCGATCCTTGCCGACTCCCCTTTGGACGAAGCTGCCTTTCACGGACAAATCCATGGGTCGGCCTTTGAGGACCTGCTTGAGGACAGGGGCTTCTTTTTCCATATCCTTCGGCGAGGAGAGACCAAAGGGGGAACTGAGGCTCATTACGCGGTCCTGAGAGAGCGGGACTGGCCCGGCAGCATTGAAGGAGCATTCCGCAAGATTGGGCCATTCTGGCTTGTGAAATACCAACCGTCAATCCGGTCCAGTTTCTGGAAGAATTCGGATCGACCAGGCCCTGGCTGGTTCGATAGGACGTTCGATGACTCTACATGGACTGCTAAACCCCTGCCAGCTCGAAACCTGCCCGATCGATCAGTATACGCTCAAACGCCTCTCAGCTCCTGGGGAGGCTCTCCTATCTACTGCCGGGGCTGGATTGAGGCGAACGGTATGATTGATGACCTTCATCTCATCCTGGCTCTCCGTGATCTTCCATTGAAGGCGAGCCGGCACGGAATCGAGGCGCTGTAT
- a CDS encoding GDP-mannose 4,6-dehydratase, giving the protein MVKRILITGGAGFIGSRFAAHLMEHYPEYRLIVLDALTYAGSLDNFPEAFHNHPRFRFCYGNIRNGAIVEELVAEADAVVHFAAETHVPRSLSDTVTFFETDVLGTQAVVSAVLKRQIERFVHISSSEVYGTATSTPMTEDHPLNPTTPYASAKAGADRLVYSYYRSYGLPCVILRPFNTYGPHQHLEKAIPRFITNALMDEPLIIHGDGSFSRDWVYVEDLCRALDLALHADLQTVAGETINLGTGSDTPVLTVAERILQMLGKPRSLLCFAQDRPGQVRQHLGSTAKAAQVLGWKAETDVEVGLERTIRWYAEHQEWWRQRLWMRSVTVTDPAGKTSTY; this is encoded by the coding sequence ATTGTGAAAAGGATCTTAATCACGGGAGGCGCCGGCTTCATCGGGAGCCGGTTCGCCGCCCATCTCATGGAGCACTATCCAGAGTATCGCCTGATCGTCCTGGACGCCCTCACGTATGCGGGGAGTCTGGACAACTTCCCGGAAGCCTTTCACAACCATCCCCGATTTCGGTTCTGCTACGGCAACATCCGAAATGGGGCTATCGTAGAGGAGCTGGTGGCCGAGGCGGATGCTGTCGTTCACTTCGCAGCGGAGACCCATGTTCCGCGTTCGCTCTCTGATACCGTCACCTTCTTTGAGACTGACGTGCTGGGTACCCAGGCCGTCGTGAGCGCGGTCCTGAAGCGGCAGATCGAGCGGTTTGTCCATATCTCGAGCTCCGAGGTGTATGGGACGGCGACCTCTACCCCCATGACCGAGGATCATCCTCTCAACCCGACCACCCCCTATGCCAGCGCCAAGGCCGGCGCCGACCGATTGGTCTACTCGTACTATAGGTCGTACGGTCTCCCCTGCGTAATCCTGCGACCCTTCAATACCTACGGGCCTCATCAACACCTGGAGAAAGCGATCCCCCGCTTCATCACGAACGCCCTCATGGATGAACCGTTAATCATCCATGGGGATGGGAGCTTCTCCAGGGACTGGGTGTACGTAGAAGATCTCTGCCGCGCCCTGGATCTGGCGCTGCATGCGGATCTGCAGACTGTTGCCGGGGAGACGATCAACCTGGGGACCGGGAGCGATACTCCGGTTCTGACCGTGGCCGAGCGAATCTTACAGATGCTGGGAAAGCCTCGCTCCCTCCTGTGCTTTGCCCAGGACCGGCCGGGCCAGGTCAGACAACATCTCGGCTCGACAGCAAAAGCCGCTCAGGTCCTGGGCTGGAAGGCGGAGACCGATGTGGAGGTCGGCCTCGAGCGGACTATCCGCTGGTATGCCGAGCATCAAGAGTGGTGGCGGCAGCGGCTCTGGATGCGCTCCGTGACCGTCACGGATCCTGCCGGGAAGACGTCCACGTATTGA